Proteins from a genomic interval of Siniperca chuatsi isolate FFG_IHB_CAS linkage group LG10, ASM2008510v1, whole genome shotgun sequence:
- the LOC122882765 gene encoding transcription factor HES-2-like — protein MACVPSPLTRRADINRRLSSSAAHFSSAAPRASISSQKAQQQAANEMSPSITSEANQPLPARSTVAQRKQANELRKTLKPLLEKRRRARINDSLSHLKSLILPLVGKDNARYSKLEKADILEMTVRFLRDLPSTPVKDSADSYREGYKACLQRVSHLLPKTNLDQDACQRVNEFVQQSTSATVTPTCLNCCAQSSRTFPPLQQRLLSLKSSFSSRQESQSRSSSSGAVAPRRAQPGPQAVSAAMWRPW, from the exons ATGGCTTGTGTTCCCTCCCCTCTGACGCGCCGGGCCGACATAAATAGGAGGCTCTCCAGCTCTGCGGCACACTTCAGCTCAGCAGCTCCAAGAGCAAGTATCTCCTCTCAAAAAGCACAACAACAAGCAGCAAACGAAATGAGTCCCAGCATTACTAGTGAGGCCAACCAGCCTCTCCCTGCCAGGTCCACAGTGGCCCAGAGAAAACAAGCCAACGAACTGAGAAAG ACTCTTAAACCCTTGCTGGAGAAGAGAAGACGTGCTCGTATCAACGACAGTCTCAGTCATTTGAAAAGCCTGATTCTTCCTCTGGTTGGCAAAGACAACGCACGCTACTCCAAACTGGAGAAAGCTGATATTCTGGAAATGACCGTCCGTTTCCTCAGAGACCTTCCTTCCACTCCAGTCAAAG ATTCCGCAGACAGTTACAGAGAAGGCTACAAAGCCTGCCTCCAGCGCGTCTCGCATCTGCTTCCCAAAACGAACCTGGATCAAGACGCGTGTCAGCGGGTGAACGAATTCGTCCAGCAGTCCACGTCCGCCACCGTCACCCCAACCTGCCTGAACTGCTGCGCTCAGAGCTCCAGGACTTTCCCTCCGCTCCAACAAAGACTCCTGAGCCTCAAATCCAGCTTCAGCTCCAGACAGGAGAGCCAGtcccgcagcagcagcagcggcgcaGTGGCTCCCAGACGAGCGCAGCCAGGTCCGCAGGCTGTCAGCGCTGCCATGTGGAGACCTTGGTAG
- the LOC122882767 gene encoding transcription factor HES-2-like isoform X1: MSPNMNCEALQSFSPRLTVAKRKEALELRKTMKPLMEKRRRARINDSLNHLKNLILPLTGRDKTRYSKLEKADILEMTVRFLSDIPPVNTKNSADSYKEGYKACLQRVSALLPKTSLDQDACQRVNDFVQQSMSATVTPACLNCCAQSFPQIQHRLLSLKSSFSSRQESQSRSGAVAPRRAQPGPQAVSAAMWRPW, encoded by the exons ATGTCTCCAAACATGAATTGTGAAGCTCTCCAGTCTTTTTCTCCAAGGCTAACTGTAGCCAAAAGAAAAGAGGCTCTTGAGCTCAGAAAG ACTATGAAACCTTTGATGGAAAAAAGAAGGCGCGCCCGTATCAACGACAGCCTGAACCATTTGAAAAACCTCATCCTTCCCCTCACAGGCAGAGAT AAGACTCGCTACTCCAAGCTCGAGAAAGCCGACATCCTGGAAATGACTGTGAGGTTCCTCAGTGACATTCCCCCTGTTAACACCAAAA ATTCCGCAGACAGTTACAAGGAAGGCTACAAAGCTTGTCTCCAGCGCGTCTCCGCTCTGCTTCCCAAAACGAGCCTAGACCAAGACGCGTGTCAGCGGGTGAATGACTTCGTCCAGCAGTCCATGTCCGCGACAGTCACCCCGGCCTGCCTAAACTGCTGCGCTCAGAGCTTCCCTCAGATCCAGCACAGACTCCTGAGCCTCAAATCCAGCTTCAGCTCCAGACAGGAGAGCCAGTCCCGCAGCGGCGCAGTGGCTCCCAGACGAGCTCAGCCAGGTCCGCAGGCTGTCAGCGCTGCCATGTGGAGACCTTGGTAG
- the LOC122882767 gene encoding transcription factor HES-2-like isoform X2: MSPNMNCEALQSFSPRLTVAKRKEALELRKTMKPLMEKRRRARINDSLNHLKNLILPLTGRDTRYSKLEKADILEMTVRFLSDIPPVNTKNSADSYKEGYKACLQRVSALLPKTSLDQDACQRVNDFVQQSMSATVTPACLNCCAQSFPQIQHRLLSLKSSFSSRQESQSRSGAVAPRRAQPGPQAVSAAMWRPW; this comes from the exons ATGTCTCCAAACATGAATTGTGAAGCTCTCCAGTCTTTTTCTCCAAGGCTAACTGTAGCCAAAAGAAAAGAGGCTCTTGAGCTCAGAAAG ACTATGAAACCTTTGATGGAAAAAAGAAGGCGCGCCCGTATCAACGACAGCCTGAACCATTTGAAAAACCTCATCCTTCCCCTCACAGGCAGAGAT ACTCGCTACTCCAAGCTCGAGAAAGCCGACATCCTGGAAATGACTGTGAGGTTCCTCAGTGACATTCCCCCTGTTAACACCAAAA ATTCCGCAGACAGTTACAAGGAAGGCTACAAAGCTTGTCTCCAGCGCGTCTCCGCTCTGCTTCCCAAAACGAGCCTAGACCAAGACGCGTGTCAGCGGGTGAATGACTTCGTCCAGCAGTCCATGTCCGCGACAGTCACCCCGGCCTGCCTAAACTGCTGCGCTCAGAGCTTCCCTCAGATCCAGCACAGACTCCTGAGCCTCAAATCCAGCTTCAGCTCCAGACAGGAGAGCCAGTCCCGCAGCGGCGCAGTGGCTCCCAGACGAGCTCAGCCAGGTCCGCAGGCTGTCAGCGCTGCCATGTGGAGACCTTGGTAG